The Sphaerospermopsis torques-reginae ITEP-024 genome has a window encoding:
- the nuoH gene encoding NADH-quinone oxidoreductase subunit NuoH — MNAGIDLQGTFIESVKDLGLPAGAAKALWMPLPMILMLIGATVGVLVATWLERKISAAAQQRIGPEYQGPFGLLVPVADGLKLIFKEDIVPAKADRWLFTLGPIIVVIPVFLSFLIVPFGENIVITNVGMGVFLWIALSSIQPIGLLMAGYASNNKYSLLGGLRAAAQSISYEIPLALSVLAIAMMSNSLSTIDIVNQQSNFGILGWNVWRQPLGFMIFWIAALAECERLPFDLPEAEEELVAGYQTEYAGMKFGLFYLGSYINLILSSLLVAILYLGGWHFPVPVSLIGDWLGMSETNPILQVITAALGITMTVLKAYFLVFLAILIRWTVPRVRIDQLLDLGWKFLLPVGLVNLLLTAALKLAFPVAFGG, encoded by the coding sequence AATGCAGGAATTGACCTCCAAGGAACTTTTATCGAATCCGTAAAGGATTTGGGCTTACCAGCAGGAGCAGCCAAAGCCCTGTGGATGCCATTACCCATGATCCTGATGCTGATTGGAGCGACAGTAGGTGTACTGGTTGCTACCTGGCTAGAACGGAAAATTTCTGCGGCCGCACAGCAACGGATTGGTCCTGAATATCAAGGTCCATTTGGTTTGCTAGTGCCTGTAGCCGATGGTTTAAAGCTGATCTTTAAAGAAGATATCGTACCAGCCAAAGCAGATCGCTGGTTATTTACCCTTGGTCCAATAATCGTAGTAATTCCGGTATTCTTATCATTTTTGATTGTTCCCTTTGGGGAGAATATCGTCATTACTAACGTCGGTATGGGTGTATTTTTGTGGATTGCATTATCCAGCATTCAGCCCATAGGCTTATTAATGGCTGGTTACGCATCTAACAACAAATACTCCTTGTTAGGGGGTTTGCGGGCAGCCGCGCAATCAATCAGTTATGAAATACCATTGGCGTTGAGTGTATTGGCGATCGCCATGATGTCTAACAGCCTCAGCACCATTGACATCGTTAACCAACAATCAAACTTTGGGATTTTGGGTTGGAACGTTTGGAGACAACCACTAGGTTTCATGATCTTCTGGATCGCCGCCCTAGCAGAATGCGAACGTCTACCCTTTGACTTACCCGAAGCGGAAGAAGAACTGGTAGCAGGATATCAAACCGAATACGCAGGGATGAAATTCGGTTTATTTTACTTAGGTTCTTACATCAACCTGATCCTTTCTTCCCTACTCGTAGCAATTTTATATTTAGGTGGTTGGCATTTTCCCGTTCCCGTCAGCCTGATAGGTGACTGGCTAGGAATGAGCGAAACCAACCCCATCTTACAAGTAATCACAGCCGCTTTAGGTATCACCATGACCGTACTTAAAGCGTATTTTCTCGTATTTCTTGCCATCCTCATACGTTGGACAGTACCACGAGTCAGAATTGACCAACTGTTAGATTTAGGATGGAAATTCCTACTACCAGTTGGTTTGGTTAACCTGCTATTAACCGCAGCCCTAAAATTAGCCTTTCCCGTCGCTTTCGGTGGTTAG